Proteins co-encoded in one Arachis hypogaea cultivar Tifrunner chromosome 11, arahy.Tifrunner.gnm2.J5K5, whole genome shotgun sequence genomic window:
- the LOC140176022 gene encoding uncharacterized protein has product MTESAKKVTEQLREQITRYPDMADNGVHQLTQAELMAQMAELQAEVKRLAELSAQNSANKRDEGNPKSSSQGVADLLIANPPKERLTLDNPFSEEITNFQMPKHFTLPSSLEPYKGIGDPRAHIKKFQSMMFFNGPNNEPVLCRAFPTYLDGAALLWFSKLPAGSISSFEELSKSFIDYFAAARIYVHESDYLGTIRQGPQESLKDYLTRFAEATMEIPDLDPAVHLHALKAGLRPGKFRETIAITKPRTLEEFRERAAGQMEIEELREANKTERRPREKRTEHQARAGSYQDQRFVDKSKHCAFHQKYGHTTDECIIAKDLLERLARQGLLDKYIEGRKHKEDDRDKEERQPTSVNKETNKWSNGNQPKAVINCISGGFAGDGETISARKRSYRAMLAIEGTAPLNNQETPDLEITFNKTDICSTAPHLDDPVVISIQTGDLLVRKVLLDPGSSTDVLFYSTFLKMNLSEKIIQPSSGELVGFSGERVPIKGYVWLKTTIGENPLSRTLDIQYLIVDCISPYNIILGRPALNMFRAVISTFHLYVKFQAQNGRIATIHSDRQQARQCYNSSLKRSDTRQKQHEVKAVQTREEVLSLAELDPRGDAQERPQPTDELQKIQLTSKSEQVTYIGQALQGQDRADLIKLLQANSDLFAWTPSDMPGINPDVICHKLATNLSSQPIAQRKRNLGAEKSKAALEETSKLLQANFIREIRFTTWLSNVVMNAGATYQRLMDKVFHHQIGRNMEIYVDDMVAKTRKEKSHCEDLGEIFEQIRAYNMRLNPEKCAFGVKGGKFLGFMLTSRGIEANPEKCSAVLNMTSPKTIKEVQQLAGRIAALSRFLPATSNRAYHLFQTISKNKKFH; this is encoded by the exons ATGACAGAGTCAGCAAAAAAGGTAACAGAACAATTGAGAGAACAA ATCACACGATATCCAGACATGGCCGACAACGGAGTCCACCAGCTCACGCAGGCCGAACTTATGGCCCAGATGGCCGAACTTCAAGCAGAGGTCAAGAGACTGGCCGAGCTGTCGGCACAAAATAGCGCCAACAAACGGGATGAAGGCAATCCCAAAAGCTCATCCCAGGGTGTGGCTGACCTATTAATCGCCAACCCCCCGAAGGAGAGACTGACGTTGGATAATCCCTTCTCTGAGGAAATCACAAATTTCCAAATGCCAAAACACTTCACACTACCCTCCTCACTTGAGCCCTATAAGGGGATTGGTGACCCCCGGGCTCACATTAAGAAATTTCagtctatgatgttttttaacggCCCTAACAATGAACCTGTACTTTGTAGAGCTTTCCCGACTTACCTTGACGGAGCCGCTTTACTTTGGTTTTCGAAATTACCTGCAGGTTCGATTTCCTCTTTCGAAGAATTGTCAAAGTCTTTCATTGACTATTTTGCTGCGGCACGAATATACGTCCACGAATCGGATTATCTTGGCACAATTCGCCAAGGTCCTCAGGAGAGTTTGAAGGACTATCTGACCAGATTCGCAGAGGCGACAATGGAGATACCTGACCTGGACCCCGCTGTCCACTTACACGCACTTAAGGCCGGCCTCCGACCTGGAAAGTTTAGGGAAACAATCGCGATCACCAAACCGCGGACATTGGAGGAGTTCAGGGAGAGGGCGGCCGGACAAATGGAAATTGAAGAACTGCgggaggccaacaaaacggaaaGAAGACCCAGAGAGAAGAGGACCGAACACCAAG CAAGAGCAGGTAGCTATCAAGACCAGAGGTTCGTAGACAAAAGCAAACACTGTGCTTTCCACCAGAAATACGGACACACGACCGACGAATGCATAATAGCCAAAGACCTCTTGGAGAGACTTGCTCGACAAGGCCTACTAGACAAGTACATTGAAGGAAGGAAACATAAAGAGGATGATAGAGACAAGGAAGAACGACAACCGACCTCAGTCAACAAAGAAACTAACAAATGGTCAAATGGTAACCAACCCAAAGCAGTCATAAACTGCATATCCGGAGGATTCGCCGGAGACGGCGAAACAATATCGGCAAGGAAACGCAGTTACCGAGCTATGCTGGCCATCGAAGGAACAGCACCACTAAACAATCAGGAGACACCAGATCTAGAAATCACTTTCAACAAAACAGACATATGCTCGACCGCCCCACACCTAGACGATCCAGTGGTTATCTCCATCCAGACAGGCGATCTATTGGTAAGAAAAGTCCTTTTAGACCCAGGTAGCAGCACAGACGTTCTCTTTTATTCTACCTTCTTAAAAATGAACTTATCTGAAAAAATAATACAACCCTCATCTGGAGAACTAGTGGGGTTCTCCGGAGAAAGGGTACCGATAAAGGGGTATGTATGGCTAAAAACGACAATAGGTGAAAATCCGTTATCCCGAACCCTTGATATACAATACCTGATAGTTGACTGCATTAGTCCCTATAATATTATTCTCGGAAGACCTGCTCTGAACATGTTCAGAGCAGTGATATCAACTTTTCATCTATATGTTAAGTTTCAGGCACAGAACGGCAGGATAGCAACGATCCACTCAGACCGACAACAAGCTCGGCAATGCTACAACTCTAGCCTAAAAAGGTCGGACACGAGACAGAAGCAACACGAGGTCAAAGCAGTACAAACTAGAGAGGAAGTCCTATCCCTAGCCGAGCTTGACCCCCGGGGAGACGCGCAGGAAAGACCCCAACCAACAGACGAACTTCAGAAAATCCAACTGACGTCAAAGTCAGAACAAGTAACATACATTGGTCAAGCACTGCAAGGGCAAGACAGGGCAGATCTCATCAAGTTACTACAAGCCAACTCTGACCTGTTCGCTTGGACTCCATCGGACATGCCAGGAATAAATCCAGACGTCATCTGTCACAAACTCGCCACCAACCTATCAAGCCAACCTATAGCTCAGAGGAAAAGAAACCTAGGAGCAGAGAAATCAAAAGCAGCCCTAGAAGAAACCAGTAAACTCTTACAAGCCAATTTCATCAGGGAGATCCGTTTCACCACGTGGCTCTCaaatgtggtaatg aatgcaggtgcaacctATCAACGCTTAATGGACAAAGTCTTCCATCACCAAATAGGACGCAACATGGAAATCTACGTAGATGACATGGTCGCCAAGAccagaaaagaaaaatcacattGTGAAGACCTCGGCGAAATATTCGAACAAATCCGAGCTTATAATATGAGACTAAACCCAGAAAAGTGTGCTTTTGGGGTAAAGGGAGGAAAGTTTCTCGGATTCATGCTTACCTCacgaggaatcgaggcaaaccctgAAAAGTGTTCGGCAGTACTCAATATGACGAGCCCTAAAACAATAAAAGAAGTGCAACAATTGGCAGGAAGGATAGCGGCGTTATCTCGATTTTTACCCGCGACATCAAATCGAGCATATCACCTTTTCCAAACAATATCGAAGAACAAAAAGTTTCACTGA